The Solea senegalensis isolate Sse05_10M linkage group LG14, IFAPA_SoseM_1, whole genome shotgun sequence genomic sequence AAAAGGCGGAACTCTTCCTGTTGCACTTCCTCCTACAGCAGGACCGTTGTACGCCTTCACTGATGCAGACGGAGTGGGATTGCATTGAGCAGCTTGGGATTAGGCAATAATTAGACATAATTGGTTGTTTCCATGTGTAGGAAATTGACGAGGGATTAAGTTCCCGCAGCTGCATGAATGACGTGCTAGTTTGATCCTTGTATGAAACCCTCTTTCATACATTatagcagcagctctgtgtctaACAACGAGCGACAACTtcacaaacaacattttatctTAGAAGAAAAAGCCGGAGCCACGAAGACCCAAGAGGACGACACGAGGAATAAGTCCTGTGTTGCTTCCAGCAAATTCCTGTTGGCTGTTTATTTCTACAATAAATTCATGAATACGTTCAAAAAGGAGTGGTCGGTTGTAGAGTTTGTCCAGAAAACCTAAAAACCTAAATATAAGAATGGGAATGCCCATTTTCCCCCAACCTTCTCTCACTAGCTCTTTTTGTCAGTGTCTGAGTGAGTTCATGTGAAAACAACAGGGATCCAGTGAAGTGAAGCAGGTTCAGACTGTTCAAACAGCAATTTCTCCTTCATTGTGGCATCAGTGCTTTAGTTAAAAGAGGAGAAATGAGTCAGTTCTGGCTTGAAAATGAAACCTGACGTTTAGTGACATAAACAGTGCCTTGCATACGTATCCACCCCCCAAGTATTCAGCCTCACGCTGCTTTTAACTTGCCCACAACTTCACCCCTGACGTCTGCTGAGGTTTGTTAGAGCAGGTGTTTTATGCTGTGATTAAACTGCACACAGGTGGAGGGGATTAACTGATCATGTGACTTGCACTGGAGTTTACTTTTGGGGTTTTAGTGGGAGgtgaaaaaactaaattaagctaaaatgaaataaaaatacttaaaaatgtgtggttgtaatgtgacaaaatgtccaTGTGAACATTTGTCAATGTCCATTCTGaactgtgagtaagtgcttttgctcatttttacagaattcctttcaatatctggcagttatttacaatttactgtgtgttaaaatactgttttaacaatttcaaatgtagaaaaacaaaatatttactaaaattaaaaaaaataaaataaataaattctagTTGTAgaatgaacaccagattttgtgtgttaaatttgataaatttgtaaaaacagggcaaaaaaatggaaacacctctctggtgacaaagactctGATTCCCCGGCttcctgaaacaaaaaaacaaaacaaaaacattaccttaaaaaaagatgagaacATTCAACAATGCTGATTAGGGTCAGGTTAAAGCAGTCCAGAGTTCCTCAGACCGTGGAGACGCTGCTGGGCGCCGCCGTGTGACTGAGAGTCTGTGTCTCTGAGACCTGAGGCTGGTCTTTGGGACTGGATTTGTCCAGCACCGATATCTGAGTGACCGTGCTGCTCTCGGTGAACAGCGTACGCCGCCGTTTGCTGTAGCTCAGGTAGCTCTGAGTCTGCCACACCGTCTGCCACTTCCAGAACCTCTTCTTTAGTTCTGCctgcacctgaacacacacacacacacacacacatgatcacTGTAAAAACCCAGGACAGGAATAATTCAAGATAGACATCTTAGACCCTAATTAACCCATCAAAGCCTGAGCACGTCTGTATCGCACAAtggaattataataattataagaaCTACAAAATTGGATGGAACGCAacataaaaagcattttttttagcattttgaattaaatatcaactttaaaaacatgcagtagGAGCTTAAGAGCAAATTACGGTATTACTTTAAGTTAGAAAAGTGTCCCATTGAACCCTGAAACTGGAGAATCAAAGGCTTTATCCACACGGAAAACAGAATTTTTATCCTTCATTCTCCAAAAGATTTCTGTAAACGTAGCGTCTCTAAATGCTGTAGTATATGTACTAgacctgtgtgtggcgctgcaATGTCagcaataaacaaataacaaagaagaCGCGGGGTGTGTGCGTAAAAATGAACCTGTCATTCTTGTTATTGCTGTTACGTGACGTCCAGTGGGGTTAAGGGTGTTACGTCATCGTTTTACCAAACGTTGTGTATTGTTTGTATAGATGTGTATTGTTTGTATAGATGTCGATGTCAATCAAAAGTAACATTTTAAGACTCTAAAAGGGAAGTGACTCGAAATGAATTCACTTCATGATGATTTATAGcatcagtgaacattttcctaGGAAGTCTCAGTCactggtttcagcttcttcttcaatAGATCATGATGTTTTGTAATATATGTTTCAATTTGAAGGAAAGTTGAGTTTGTTTCCTCCTATCTCACCTCAACGTTTAAGGTTTCACTTTCAGGGCAAACTTGATCTCTGActaaatctatttatttttcttcatgatTTCCAAACACAGCCCATTAAACTCAATCAAAACCAGTTTTATCAGTTATGATGtttattcacttattttctttcataTCTTAAGCTGggataaaatacatgttttgtgcacaaaataAATGGTTCCAATCTCGAGTATCTCTAGAGTCTGGGTTCATTTTTGAAAccgttaaaacaaacaataatgtgCTCGCTCCTAAACCTTCTGATTGTGACGGGTGTTGATTACTGAATGCCGCCCTCTAGTGTTGTGTTTGACTTACCTCACCGTTCAGGAAACAGTAGAGCAAGGCCACGCCGAACCCCTTCAGAGCAGAAACATGGTTACATAAGAAACAGCTTTCATTTCTTCTACTTCTGTGTTGTGTGgaacatccattcatccatcaaatgttattttagcGTTGTGAAGGGCGATAAATCCAATTCTATAGTTGATTTTAAGTGAGAATTTAACACCAATCTGTgagaggttctgcctcattaggaccagattttagtctccatgaggactactgagTCATCATCAGAGTCAGTGTGTTAACGGGAGAGAGAATCTGAGTCCACACATCATCAGGAAGGATGGCTcgccgtgatcgtatagtggttagtactctgcgttgtggccgcagcaaccccggttcgaGTCCGGGTCATGGCAAGTTTTCAACGTGAGCCCATTGTGGGAAAAGTAAAAGTTTATGACGCATACAACAAAAAATGAATGACAGCTAGAATTTAGCATACAGAAAGTAACAGGAAACGGACCACAGCTGCACAATCATTAGCATTTCTGAGATCAACTAAAACATGACCGCTGTTAGTGATGGCGTCCAAACAGCCTCACCTGAAAGGATCCCACACCGAGTTCTATGAAGAGTCGAGCTTCTGCCCCCGTGGTTTCCGGCAGGAAGGCGAACAGCATGTAGTGCATCCCAAACAGAGGGATGAGCAGCAACGTGGATTTGGCCAGTCTCCTACACGCAGAGAGAAGACGGTCATGAAGactacatgcatacatgcatacagTCCATGTGTGTATACTGATTTTTGCCTCTTACTTGAAGTGACTGGTATCGTTGCCCCCGACACCAGGAGACCTCAGCTTCTGGACCAGAATACGAATCACGTTGATGAAGATTATGAAATTCACCTGTGtgaaaaaacacatcaatataAACGTGTCAACAACTTGAGTCATTTGCAGTTATTTGCACCAGTTTCTGTACAAACTCATCACAACAGcagataatattaataatactcATTAATAATGGATGTCAACGATCAAATATGTCTTTCTCGAGTGGTTTTGCTGTGTAATTAGGATTTTTCCCAGCAGAGGGCGCACTTCAACCAACCCACCCCAGCCACAAGCTGACTAGAGTACAACAGTCCATAATTTTAGGCGATAAAAGgtgaattaaaacacatttttagatgTATTTTCTTAACTTCTGTAGCTCGATCCCCTCTTGATTCACAACAGATGTTTACAtgcattattgtattatttaaatggCTCTTGTGCATATGGTTGGAACATTTTTGTACTATTTTAAAAATAGTCTTTAATTTAAATTCCTCAAACaaagtaaatacacacaaaaaaaaaccaaaacatgaatgaaaaggagAAAGAATCATTATCTtggcaaaacaaacaattaaatacaaaatgactCGTCATATTCGATGACTGGGAAATTTCTTCTGTTTACGTTAAAACTTCCAGAAAGTGGAATTTCAAAGCAGCTTTCCTAAAATTTTAACGTCAACTTTGTCGGAGCGCTGAGGCCACATTTTTGAGGTAGAGAAAATCCCTTTACTTGATTGACTTttgggtgggcggagctaatggaagtacaATAGAAATTCGTTTGGGGTCACGAGAGTTTGTTTGATATCGGAACAACTATGTACAACTTAGACACGatagaaataaatctaaaatgttgCTTCACTGAACACAATTTTGGCCACTTTCTCTCGCGTCTCAATTAACTCCTGATCCGACCACTTTTGTCTGACCATGACCTGACTTCtggggggcgctatagagccctggggCTATTGCATTTTGGCCAGACCAAACTTCAGGAGCTTTTATGCACCTCAAAAATGAGCGGAAAGCCACGGACATAATACAGTATGGGCCCCTCACATGGATTTGTGTCTTTCCGGCCCCTGGCATTCTAAATACTGGAGGACTGATGACTTGTGAGTCGTATGATTCCACCTTGACACAATGATTGCAGCCTATTGGGTGACAGACACATCACTCGTGCCTCAAATCTTTTGCCCAACATGTATTCTGAATGTTTTTAAGTGTTGATCAGCTGTGAGTGCAAAGTGAACAGATCCTGTggactcgtgtgtgtgtgtgtgaaggaaaaCGGCGCGTAGCCAGGAGGCCTCCTCTGACCGCAATCAAACCACTTAATGAAACAAACCAATAACAAATTGCACTCATTAGCCGCTTCCGTGAAAACCACCAAAGTGGTCGGTCGTCGTCATGTGAACGCCTGTGACGGCACCGAGTGACGACTCCCGCGGATCCACAAACGGCTCCCACAGTGAGAGCGGTGCACTCACCAGCAGCGATGCCGTTATTGGAGCTTTTATGATCCACCAGATGAACGGCTCGTCTGTGTCGTCCCAGCatctgacgcacacacacacacacacagacagacacacacagacacacacacacacacgttaatgAGAGGAACAAGGCAGTCACAGAAGAACAATATTACACACTTCAATCATCAAACTCACAGTGTTCACCAGAGAAGCTCCAAGTCTaaaatggttttctttttcatagTGTAGAGCAAAACTCTGCACTAATAACTTAATgaatttgtctcattttgtgcattatgtatttattaaaaggACAAGGTTATTAAAGGATTAAAAGCATTACAGAAATCTTCTTTCAAtcataaataacattttccaagtgtgtttaaaaagaagagTTAATCAGTTTCTCAGTTTCAATTTATTGACGTCCTCGCGATCCCTTTCTGAAGACGCATTTTAATTGATTTCTGTTTGTATGCCTCTGtaatttgtttatttggtgAATGAAAGCATCTTTTAACCTGTTCCTTTTTAAAACTGATGATTTCATTTAGAACGCTGCTTTTATTCACCGgtctttatgtgtttattttgtaaagaaGCACTTCgcaataattgtttttttcattctgaatTTCATGAtgattttatccttttttttatgtgtgagtTTGAAGGAacctttgtttcactgttagcattagaatgacattttattattattattattattattattttgatgaaaACTCAAAAGCATTCTATGCAGAATGCTGTTAATCGCTCTCTTTAATGTTTTGTATGATGCTCATtttgcaaaaacacattatgaaATGTAGTTACATGGCTGTGAATCTTGATCAGGTGCTATTGTGGCTTAATTATCaagtcttttgtgtgtttttctcatttttgtgcATTGTTGAGcactaaaaatcaataaaatgtacttaaaaaatgagaaaatgtctACAGTTACCACAGCTTGATTCTGCACCGTTATTATTTAACATGAACATTGAAGAAACCAAAAATACGTTGGGTATTTTAGGATAtcttaagtgtgtgttttcgtGTCGCTGTCAAACATCAAAGAATGGAATAAATGGGCAACTTCTAGACACAATGGCAACAAAACACCAAGTGGCAGTAACGGTAAAGCTCAgtaattaatataaatgtacagGTTAAACCACGTCGACCCTGTCTTTAAAGCGACGTAGGACTACTTAGTCTAAATTCTGTGACATGAGCTCTCACCCCCTGTTATCGTAGAAGTTCCGAGTGAGGATCCACGCTGTTATGATTGTTGTAGGAAGACCTGAGAGacgaaaaacacaaaatgacctGATCGTCAGAGTCAGCTCAGGACAAAGAGAcgataaaagagagagagagagagagagggcaaagAAAACCCACCCCAGCCGATGAGTATGTACCACCAGAAGTATTTCTTCTGGAAGACGAAGGTGAACGCGAGCAGCGTCTGCAGGTACATGCCTTCCACCAGCAGCCAGAAGTAGTTGGCGAGGATGCTGAACTGGAAGAAGGCCACGGCCGACTTACAGGACGTCTGCGGGAGGAAACGCAAGCATCGTTAtgacgaggacgaggagaaaGATTAGTACTGTCCTCTCACGGGGCCAAGACGATAATGGCCGGATATTCATTTGTCATCTCTTATATTTAAGCAGGAATTCTCTTGTTGCTTGTCTTCACGTCCCGTCGTCAACATTTATCACTGCAGACGGGCAGCTGCTTTATAATGGAAGCTCATTTCTgccaggaaagaaaaaagaggtcAAACTCAGCCTTGATAATACAAATAAACTCAAAGTaaatcaaaattatgagataaaaaatgtgactttttatctcataatctcAATTTACcttgaggatatttttatgaTCAAGGCTGTTTTACCTCCTTTGAGCTTCAGTAACTTTGAGACCCAGAGAACAGACAGGTTTCCGACTGGAGACTGAAGCTTACGTTGCTTTGTACACGGCTCACTCCCTGTGCCgaaaatctgacattttacaccacagcacgTCTGCCTCCGTGAATAATTTCCAAAGCATCCTATGGTGACTTCTGTGATTTGAATTCCTTTTTTAAGATTTTCCTAAGTGGCATAAagttaccaaacaaggcagctcctgtgtgcccaCAAGCTAAAGCTGAGATAAAGTGGTGAATACATTCATGAGATATCTTCCACTTCCACAGGTGTTTATTTAAGGAGGCGAGCCTTCAGTTAAGTGCCTGAAATCCTTTCATTGTGTCACTGTGGCCGTGTTGGCGATAAGATGGAGCGTCCACGTCTCACACTTGAACTATCACTATTTTTCTCAGTTGCATTAGCGTCTGTGTAAACATCTGCCGCACATGCAATAAAAGTTCCTGTGCACATTAATGTGAGCAGGAAACACAGTTAGACAACAAAGGACTGGGAGGCGATAAAAGCTGTCGATAGGaacataaaagagaaaaaacacacaggtaaCAGTAAGAGCTATTGGAATATTAAGGTTATCTTATCAGTCACCATTAAACGCACAATGACTTTGAAATCTATCCTCCTGGTGGAGTTAATACAGTGCTATTCTTAGACAGGAATTCAACTttcttaaaatgtgttcaattcTATTTAGTTTTACAGTGTAAGTAGTTTGGGGAAAATAGTAGAATCCATTTTAATGCGACATTAAATTCCCTTGATGGGTATAGACAGTGTAATCCAAAAGTGAAATCACaacatattacatatatatatatatacatatatatatatatatatatatatatatatatatatatattttttaattgttgtgtttgaaagAGAGAGCCACAGTGGCAGAAATCACATACTGTGTATTTAATTTAAGGAACGATTGATCAATAATGTAACACTTACGGTCGACATGAGGCAGTGGTCGAGGTTTTCATCAGCGAACAGGACGCCGTCTTTGATGAAGACGGCGCTGGCTCTCaggatgaaggagaagaacaGGTTGATGTGGATGTAGTTCCTGGTGCAGTGGAACTTCCTGTCGAAGCAGAGGGAAACGACCGTGTTTCACTGTCATACATGAAATCAATGTGAGTTGTTTGGGTGACGCCTCTACTCTACCTGAagacagtgaagacaaagaTGGCCGTTATGAGCGAGACCAGGGACGTGGCGTAGCCAGCGGTGTAGACCTGTTTGAAGTTGGAGAAGTAAGTCGTctgaaatgcacacaaaaacagcactgttatcgttcattcattcattcattcattcattcagctgtGAAGAAACTGGAACAGAGACAATACAAGATAAACACGTGCTTCTTTTATGATATTCTTGTCTGAACACAAAGTCTGCAAGAAAATGTGAATGCATGGATCTGACGCCGGCGTTATTGATCCGACTGTTAATCGCTTCACTGTGACACacttcaaacttggcagacGACTCAGTGAGGACGTGTGCAGTGCTGACTCTGACGCTGTTTGGAGGAGAAATGTGGcagatatttaaatgttagtGAGAATGTCTAGACAGCGATTACTAAACTTACAGAGCATGTAAGGGGAAATCACAACATGCACATTGCCTAAAACACTGTCCTaacgtcagtcagtcagtatctaccgctttatcctccaccagagagTCGCGGGctaatctcagctacatcacagggccacacacagatagagacaaacaaccattcactctcacactcactcctatggtcaattttgagtgtccaattcacctaatccccacattgcatgtttttggactgtgggaggaagccggagaacccggagagaacccacgcacacacggggagaacatgcaaactccatgcagaaaggcccttgttccaaccggggcttgaacccgggtcttctcgctgcaaggcgagagtgctaaccactacactaccaTGTGGCCCCCTGTcctaatgtattattttttattttaaattctgtgATGAGACCTTTAAATGCatctaaattaaattgaatgacACATGTGAGACATTTTCTGGCTGCAAATGAACATAGAACATAGAGAATATTCTCTGCACTAGAAACAAAATGGATCCTCCTCTCGAGCGATGTGTCTCATCCTCCCACAGGCTTTCTGTAACAGCGCGACCACATCACTCTACGTCCTCCATCTCTACACGGAGACGAGAGTCCATATTTGCTccagagtgtgtgtcagtgaaacacTGTGAAAAGTTGTTGGTGACATTCATGTCTCCAGTGACGACGGCTgacagtggtgttttttttaacgtcgGCGCGAAGGAGAGAACTGTcaatcatcttttatttttaatagcaTCCATAATTTACCCCTTTCAAAAAAGGTAGTAATTAAAATCTCTCCACAACGAAGGTTTGAAGACAGAGATGCACAGAGTGAAAAGATCTGGGGATTATATTAATATTCACCTCTGGTTCTGTCTCCTCGTCCTCGGCAAACTCGCAGGCTTTCTCGTAGGAGGGGTACGCCTCGGACCAGCCGTGTGCTGTGCAGTTCATGTAGATGTAACCTGATGAGGAATACAAGGATTCTCAAtggaggaaaagacaaaagagacagAGGTGGACTGAAGAAGACGGTGTGAGCATGAGCGGCtgatgtttaaacgtacagtatacacagaggctataagacAATATAGAGCATcatatatccttttttttttttgcacaacatAGATAGATCATctataaaaaaagttttcttttgaccaactatataaacaaacctgagcaaaaagtacttcaaatgtgtaaaaatatgtcACAGCGTTCACTtttctcgtttttatgaacaaatgacagaaaaaaccaccactctattttgtgacttctgcacaattattgctactttattttACGACTGAAAATGCGATTATAAAATGAATTCTAactttgatatatatatatatatatatatatatatatatatatatatatatatatatatatatatatatatatatacacatatatatgtatatgtatattgcaTAACGCTTATTCAAAGGCCTGGTCACCTGTGTGTCACTgcttgtttgcatgtttttaaccctttacaACCTCAGCCTCAAAATGCCCAtctagactttttttttttgcttattttaaccataaaaggatcAGAAAATGTCACGTGAGTAAGTTGCttttgaagaaaaactaaaagtttgaACAGCAgaacatatatttaaaataacatttggttgagtctttgtctcaatgtgtaaaaacaagccaaacaaATGTAACTCTCTAGGCATTTTTCTAACTCTGTCCTCCCTGGCGAGAAAGACGCTGATTCgtgtgaaattaccataataaccacacatcagttttgacgtgcaacttctcagcttttcagAAACCACTGGAACGTTTCCGTCGCGTAACAACAGTGGTGTAAAGTGCGTCATCGTCAGCGccgcgctcggtgttaaagggttcatgTCCATTCATCCACTCATGAGTTTCAGTGTCACCGCTATTTTCCACATGTCACACGTGTGGTTCCCAGCaacaacagacaaagaaaagctcagTAGATGATGATATTGACATTCTACCAACATAgtcacataaaaacagacatcCCTCATAACAGCTCTAATGTCTGTGCTGAATCTAAACGcatgaaaaaccaaaaaaaaacaaaacattatatcTCATAAACACAAGTTGTTTTCTATCAGAGATGAATCTAAAAGTGACCTTGAGCCCATCATCCAACACCTCTGGGGTGCAGCTGGTGAACCACACCTCATTACTACACCTCAGTAATCCCGTCCAATCTCTGGCTACATGCTAGtttaatatgtttgtttattccCTCCCTCGTGCTGTGATTGGCGGGTACATTAATGGACGCACGGTTGACCGCGCCGACTCGTTCACGATCACCTCCTGCTGCAAATATACACGACCCTACGACATTATCCACTTCATCCTCAGTTTATCTCAGTGGTAATTTAACTGCAGCCAGATTAGCATTTTCATGCTCTCCGTCCTTTTTCTCTTCAGCCTCACCTTTGCCGACCGTGAGAATAAATGAGCGTAAGCTCTGCCACCTACAGTATTCAACTCTGAAAACATTTATTCTCTTCTTGTGAATTTAATTGGCTTAACTGGGTTCAGTTCTGTTTGCAATTCAAAtattatgcaaaaaaataaggttttttttcccataaggCTCAATTTAAATCCTTATTATCAAAACCTTGAATATAAtcccaaaataaaaagacacagtAGTTACAATGTTAgggaaaatgtattaaattaaattattaaatgaattaaattagaGAATTATTGGAGTaatcatattttaatcattccaaacaacaaaaaacctgaTACATTTCATTACAATCTGGATCCACACGGTTGTTCTCTTTagaaaatgatgattttatCCATCTTGGACAGATGGACACAAACTGATTCAAACGTTTTCGACCGTCTGAGTTTTATGTCAGTGATAAAACAGACGCGTCGATGATCGCACTGAAGGAGCAGAAGCCAGAACGCTCACTGTGACCAATATAACTGATAAACACTGGCACTGATTGGAAACACGCGGCATTATTTAGGACGATATCGTTCCCTGTAGAACGCTGAGATACAAGCATGAATCACAATGAACACAAAACACTTTGGTGATCGAGAGCCAAGATAATTACTGCAATTATTGTAAATTTGATTTATAGAGCTCTCTTTTAAAGAGGcttcactgattaaaaaaaagaggccataaaacaaacacagataaaatgTCAGTATTGTTCAGAAATGAAAAGCAATTCTCAAGAGGTGAGTTTTAACGAGGGGTTTGAGTGTGTGGAGGTCAGAGcaattgtgtgcgtgtgtggagaGACTGTCTATAGCCGGGGTCACAAACTTGCGGGctgtgggccacatgcagcccctcAGTTGATGTCCTGCGGCCCTacacttattttaaatttataatGAAAAGTGGCCCATTTCCCCCAACTGTTGGACTTTTTCCCGCCcacctcctgaccagactagaagttcaccggtccccaggtcattttgagtttgaggccccagGACTACAGAGCTTTTTCCCCTCAGGTCTGGTTCTTGGTTCTTGTGTCAGTGAAACACGAACATactctctgtccatctgtctgtctatcagcGGCGGTCGTCTTCTGCGTTCTCCAGTGTAATCTGCTTTTACAAAGTGGATTACTGTGGATTTCTTCTTCTACACTCCACAGCCACACTTTTTCAGGCACGTGGAACACGCAGACTCAgaataaatgttgtttactgCCATCACCGCTCATAACTCACAAGTCCATTATCAGCCTCCACTATGAATATGCATCATTCCTAATGAATCTGTTACTTTCGCGTGGACacttatgaataataataactttaataaAATCACTCACTGAATTCCTGTTCGCTGGGGAGCcgtaaacaagcaaacaaacaaacacgt encodes the following:
- the ghrhrb gene encoding pituitary adenylate cyclase-activating polypeptide type I receptor codes for the protein MSPQSMSLCGGSWMRLTAALLHLSLFLQLELWETTEAIHPDCAVVLQHMKAQHECNHIIQQEENNRSIRTGCPTVWDEIRCWYRAEVGQVVSVSCANVSQLFANNEGYIYMNCTAHGWSEAYPSYEKACEFAEDEETEPETTYFSNFKQVYTAGYATSLVSLITAIFVFTVFRKFHCTRNYIHINLFFSFILRASAVFIKDGVLFADENLDHCLMSTTSCKSAVAFFQFSILANYFWLLVEGMYLQTLLAFTFVFQKKYFWWYILIGWGLPTTIITAWILTRNFYDNRGCWDDTDEPFIWWIIKAPITASLLVNFIIFINVIRILVQKLRSPGVGGNDTSHFKRLAKSTLLLIPLFGMHYMLFAFLPETTGAEARLFIELGVGSFQGFGVALLYCFLNGEVQAELKKRFWKWQTVWQTQSYLSYSKRRRTLFTESSTVTQISVLDKSSPKDQPQVSETQTLSHTAAPSSVSTV